TACGCAAGCTGGCCTACGAAAACTGGTTGCGCGTATTGCGGTTGACCTGGGGCGCATAACGTGATCACATCGTGAGTAGACATCAATACCAGACAATCACAGCTAAGGAGAGTACATTCCCGCTATGCAACATCTGCATCCGATTGAGCAACGAGTGCTCAGCGCCATCAACGACGATGGCTTATTGAAGGCACTGGCCGATCTGGTCAGTATCCCCAGCCTCGACGGCACTACGGCTGAAAATGAAGCCCAAGAGGCCGTCGCTGCGTTGCTACAATCCCAATCAATGACGGTTGATCGGTGGGAAATCGATCTACCCCGTTTGTATGCTCATCCTGATTGCAGTTGGGAAGTGCCGCGTGAGCGAGCGCTCGGCGTCGTCGGAATTCTGGGTGAGGATCGCGGTGGACGTAGCCTGATCTTCAACGGCCACGTTGACGTTGTGCCGGCTGGTGACCGACGCCTGTGGCATAGTGATCCGTGGCAGGCGACTATCGTCAATGGCCGGGTCTACGGGCGCGGTGCGCTGGATATGAAGGGAGGGCTGTGCTGTGCCATCTTTGCTGCCCGGGCCATCGCGGCTGCGGGTGTCCGGCTCCGTGGCCGTCTCGTGATCCAGAGTGTGATCGGCGAAGAAGATGGCGGTCTCGGCACACTGGCAGCCATTTTGCGTGGCCACACTGCCGATGCCGCGATTGTGGCCGAGCCAACGGAATTGAAAGTCGCACCGGCTCAGGCCGGCGCACACAATTTCCGCTTAACGGTGTATGGGGCGGCGGCGCACGGCTGTGTGCGCGAAGAGGGTGTCAGTGCAATTGAAAAATTTGCACCGCTACACCAGGCCATCATCGCGCTCGAACGTACTCGCAACGAACGCTTGCGTGCAGCCGACAGCAGCGGTCTCTTCTCGCGCTACCGTACCCCCAATGCTATCTGTATCGGTGTGGTGCGGGCAGGCGAATGGGCTTCTTCCGAAGCCGAGCAACTGGTCGCCGAAGGCCGTTACGGGATTGGGGTCGGCGAAGACCCGGCTATTGCACGCACCGAGCTGGAGCAGACGGTAGCCGCTGCTGCGGCCCAAGACCCCTGGCTGCGCGATCATCCGCCAATGCTGGAATGGTGGGGTGGGCGGTTTGATCCGGCCAGTACGCCCATGGACTCACCTGTTGTCCAAACCCTTGCCGCCTGCGATCAGGCGGTGCGGGGCACACCTGCCACATTTGAAGGCATGACCTACGGCGCCGATATGCGGCTACTGGTCAATGTTGGCGGTATTCCTACCGTCCTCTACGGGCCGGGTGATGTCCGCAATGCCCACCGACCGAACGAGTCGGTTGCCATCGTCGATTTACAGACAGCCACTCGCGTCCTGGCCCTCACTGCCCTTCGCTTCTGCGGTTACGATGAGGAATAGTTGATGAAAACCAGTCTCCAGATCGCTGCCGAAGCCCGGCTAGAGCCAATCGCTGCCATTGCCGAACGGCTTGGCCTGCCTGTCAGGTACCTCGAACCGTATGGCCGGTACCGCGGCAAGATTGACCTCACCTTTCTTGACGACTACCACGACCGGCCATTGGGCCGTTATGTCCTGGTCAGCGCAATCACCCCCACACCGCTCGGCGAAGGCAAGACCACAACCGCCATCGGGCTGGCAATGGCGCTCAATCGCATTGGCAAGCGTGCCGCGGTCACCTTACGCCAATCCTCGTTAGGGCCGGTCTTTGGCATTAAAGGCGGTGGTGCCGGCGGCGGTTACAGCCAGATCGTGCCCCTTGTCGAAAGCATTCTGCACCTGAACGGCGATATTCACGCTGTATCACAGGCGCACAATCAGTTGGCTGCGCTGACCGACAATAGCTGGTATCACGGCAACCCGCTCGATATTGATCCCGACCGGATCGAGATTCGCCGGGTTGTTGACGTGAATGATCGCTTTCTGCGCCAGGTGATGATCGGGCTGGGTGGTAAACAGAATGGTTTTCCTCGTCAGACCGGCTTCGACATCAGTGTCGCAAGTGAACTCATGGCCATTCTGGCGATGGTGAACGGTGTTGGTGCCCGGGCTGCCTTGCGCGATCTCCGCAGCCGGATCGGTCGTATGGTGGTTGCCTTCCGCCGTGACGGTACACCCATTACTGCTGAAGATGTGCGTGGTGCCGGGGCGGCGACAGTACTTATGCGTGAGGCGCTCAAACCGAACCTGATGCAGACTATCGAAAATACACCAGCCCTCATTCATGCCGGGCCATTCGCCAACATTGCCCAGGGTAATTCATCGATCCTGGCCGATCTGATTGCGTTACGGTGTGCCGATTATGTGGTCACCGAAGCCGGGTTTGGCGTGGATATCGGGGCAGAAAAGTTCTTCAATCTAAAGTGTCGGGCCAGCGGACTCTGGCCCGATGTGGCGGTCATCGTCGCGACTATTCGGGCGCTGAAGGCGCATAGCGGAAAGTACGACATTGTAGCCGGCAAACCGTTGCCGCCTGCCTTACTGCACGAAAATCCCGACGATGTCATCAGCGGTGGCGCCAACCTGCGGCGCCAGATCGAGAACCTGCACCAGTTCAAGGTACCGGTGATTGTTGCCCTCAATGCATACCCGGAAGACACGCCAGCAGAGATAGACGCAGTTGCCCACATTGCCACCACTGCCGGCGCTGCTGGCATGGCGGTGAGCAATGTCTATGCCGCAGGCAGTGCCGGCGGCGTAGACCTGGCCCGCCTGGTTATCGAGATTGCCGAACGACCGGGACCGCGTCCGGTACAGTTTCTCTACCCACTGGAGTGGTCGCTGGCCGACAAAATCACCACTATCGCGCATCGCATTTACGGCGCGGCAGCGGTAACGTTCAGCCCAACAGCAGCCGCCCAACTGGCAGCCCTTGAGGATGCTGGTTTTGGCAATTTACCCATCTGCATGGCGAAAACGCATCTCAGCCTGAGCCACGATCCGGCCTTGCGCGGTGCACCGGAAGGCTTCACCTTCCCGATTCGCGAGGTGCGCCTCAGTGCTGGTGCCGGATTCATCTTGCCGATTGCCGGCACGACAGTCACGATGCCGGGTCTGGGTGCCCATCCAGCGGCCCATCAGATTGACATTGATGACGAGGGGAATATTGTTGGTCTGTTTTAGTGAAGGTTGGGCTGGTCATTGCGGAAAAGATTGTTGCCAGTTTAACCAACGGGGGAACAAGCAACCCATACGTCGCTTCTGAATGTTGCTTTGACATCGAGAAGAGACTCAGCGTGAGCGATAGGCTCGCTCGTCCTGATATGCACGTTGCAGTGTGAACGTGATCACTAACATTTCTGAAGACGAATAAACGAATTGTAAAGGCACAAACGCTCCTGTTGTGCTATGATGCAAATACTGACGTTAATCTACTCAGCACTGTGGCATTGTCTGTATGAAGCGCACATCTCTGATAATCTTCACCCTCATTATTGGTGTGCTTAGTTGGTTTACCTTCACGCCACCACCATCAACTCACGCCGATGCATCGCATCTGAATGCGGCCCCAACCAGTCTCTCAGCGACAGTCGAACTCGGTGATACGACCACCGTCAATCTGACGATTACCAACACCGACAGTAATGCCACAACCCTTTATCTACATACCGGCTATCCTCCACCGGTGGCGCCGGCCATGATGATGGCACCACCGCACGTGCCGGTACCCTTACCGCAACAGCGTGAGCGTGTCGATCCTGATCTTCAGGCGGCGTTGCGTGACGGTAAAACCCGTTTTCTCGTCTTTTTTGCCGACCGACCCGATCTTGGCCCGGCGTTTCTCATTCGTGACTGGGAAGAGCGTGGGGAGTATGTCTACCGCACGCTGACGACTCACGCCGAGCGGAGTCAACGTGCGGTGCGGGCAATGCTCGATACGGCTGGTGTACGCTATCAACCACTCTGGATAGTTAATGCCTTACTGGTTGAAGGTGATGCGACCTTAGCCAACGCCCTGGCCGCCCATACCGATGTAGCTCTGTTGATGGCCGATCATCAATTGCAGATGTCACCCCCTGCCACAACCACCGCTGTTTCGTGTTCGGCGACCTCTAACAATGTCTGTTGGAATATTGCTCGCATCGGGGCTGATCGAGTCTGGCGTGAGTTCGGTGTGACCGGTAGTGGGATTACGGTTGCGAACATTGATAGTGGTGTTCAGTACACCCATCCGGCACTGGTAAATCAGTATCGTGGCAACCTTGGCAGCAACACGTTTGATCACAACTACAACTGGTTTGATCCGGTCGGAAACCAACCAGCACCGGTGGACGCAGGGACGCATGGGACGCACGTTATGGGTACGATGGTCGCTAATCCGCCTGGTGAACCGGCTATGGGTGTGGCACCAGGCGCACGCTGGATTGCCGCCCGTGCCTGTAGTAGTGTCACGTGTAATGATAGTGACATTATTGCTGCTGCCCAGTGGATGCTGGCCCCTACCGATCTTGCCGGTAATAACCCACGCCCCAGTCTGCGCCCGCACATCCTGAATAATTCCTGGTCATTCGATAGCGGGGGCAATCCGGTATACAGTGGTTACACTACAGCCTGGCAGGCAGCCGGTATCTTT
This genomic window from Chloroflexus aurantiacus J-10-fl contains:
- a CDS encoding M20 family metallopeptidase, which gives rise to MQHLHPIEQRVLSAINDDGLLKALADLVSIPSLDGTTAENEAQEAVAALLQSQSMTVDRWEIDLPRLYAHPDCSWEVPRERALGVVGILGEDRGGRSLIFNGHVDVVPAGDRRLWHSDPWQATIVNGRVYGRGALDMKGGLCCAIFAARAIAAAGVRLRGRLVIQSVIGEEDGGLGTLAAILRGHTADAAIVAEPTELKVAPAQAGAHNFRLTVYGAAAHGCVREEGVSAIEKFAPLHQAIIALERTRNERLRAADSSGLFSRYRTPNAICIGVVRAGEWASSEAEQLVAEGRYGIGVGEDPAIARTELEQTVAAAAAQDPWLRDHPPMLEWWGGRFDPASTPMDSPVVQTLAACDQAVRGTPATFEGMTYGADMRLLVNVGGIPTVLYGPGDVRNAHRPNESVAIVDLQTATRVLALTALRFCGYDEE
- a CDS encoding formate--tetrahydrofolate ligase yields the protein MKTSLQIAAEARLEPIAAIAERLGLPVRYLEPYGRYRGKIDLTFLDDYHDRPLGRYVLVSAITPTPLGEGKTTTAIGLAMALNRIGKRAAVTLRQSSLGPVFGIKGGGAGGGYSQIVPLVESILHLNGDIHAVSQAHNQLAALTDNSWYHGNPLDIDPDRIEIRRVVDVNDRFLRQVMIGLGGKQNGFPRQTGFDISVASELMAILAMVNGVGARAALRDLRSRIGRMVVAFRRDGTPITAEDVRGAGAATVLMREALKPNLMQTIENTPALIHAGPFANIAQGNSSILADLIALRCADYVVTEAGFGVDIGAEKFFNLKCRASGLWPDVAVIVATIRALKAHSGKYDIVAGKPLPPALLHENPDDVISGGANLRRQIENLHQFKVPVIVALNAYPEDTPAEIDAVAHIATTAGAAGMAVSNVYAAGSAGGVDLARLVIEIAERPGPRPVQFLYPLEWSLADKITTIAHRIYGAAAVTFSPTAAAQLAALEDAGFGNLPICMAKTHLSLSHDPALRGAPEGFTFPIREVRLSAGAGFILPIAGTTVTMPGLGAHPAAHQIDIDDEGNIVGLF